TGTTCGTTCGAGAGTTGCCGGAGAAGAGAATGTATTGGTTAAGCCGGACGGATACGCACGTGTGCAGTCCCTGCCTAACTAGCTCGTTAAACATTTTGGTCGGTAGTTCTAGGTGTGCGCACCAGATGACGCTCTGGTCGCTACATATCCATAAATAACGTCACACTTATTGGAAGGTCAGGAATACCATTAAACAGATATGaataaaataagcttaaaaTGTCATATTAGAATAAGTCATTAGCGCTTACATTGTTATAAGCTATATTCATTACATATTTACTTAAACAAAACGCAGAAAATCATAGAAGTTAAGAAGtttaagtgaaaaaaaaatcttatatACAATAATCTACGGCTCAGTGTAGTGATATAAATTGTTAGCAATATATAAATCATTAATGGATAAATATGCTAAATTATAAATTCTGCTAAATCAAGGATTAGTGTATACGGCAaggaaataatttttaaattagcGTGGTTGAATCATCGTGGTTGAATATTTGTATTCTAAAATTGAAAGAGCTTTCGAAATATAAAGCTTTAGCGGGCGAAAAAACTGTAAATTTTACATATTGTGCACCCCTGATCTAGAAACAGTAAAAATAACTATTTCACCTGCAAGCTGTTTCAATAGTAGACCAATAAAATAATCCTGTCGCCTCATTATCGCATGCATCTACagtatttgttttattgcagcCCACGTATCGAGTCGAGTGTCGAGCAATCAATATGCAACTGTTGTGAGAATTTACTCAGCATTTGATCCCATAAAATGCTTCTCCACTCGTGGCGGGAAAGGGTACAGAAGTAGTACCGCCACCTGTTCTAGGACACAAACCAAGCACGTCCACATCGGCACCGGACTGCACCTTAAACGACTAAAGCTTTTACGACCGTGCTGCAACATTTTATGCGAACGACTCGTTCGCTGACCAGTTGACCGGTTCAGCGTCTTGCTGCGGTCATAAAGTTGAGCATCTCCATCCGCGCCCGGCCCACCCGTTCCAGATCGGTGTACAGTGTTGCTTTGAGCTTTCGCCGTAACGTCCAGGCCCAAGTGTCCCACTGCGACGTAACCTTGGCAGCGTGTTCGATCTCGATGGCGTCCAGCTAGTGCGGTGCGTAGGGAATGAGACATAGAAGACGTTGCGGTGCTTACTTTCTGTACTGTCTGTACACTAGAAATGCATACGCCACCTGCTTAAGACAGTCGCTGTACACTACGGCCATCGTGCCGGGTGTGACCGGACAGGGAAGCGTTCGTCGTATCGCCAGCACTTGACACTCCCGGCAAGtcggttgttgttgatttcgTTGCACCATACCGTAGGATGCGATAAAGTTGCGTACCGTTCGATTCAGCACCGATCGCTCGCTGTCGTCCGGGGCACCGACCAGCACCAGTGAAGGCACCCGATAGCGACAAGCCGGTTGCCGCAAGCCAGCCACCTTTCGACCCAAGCGCTCCTGTACGGTCCGGTTCGGTGCAATGTCACCATAAATCATCACAATTTGGTGCTTTCGATAGGACCGGACACACTCCGCATCGGTGACGTACGCCGTCGGGGACAGTTTTATGGCCCAGCAGAGCAGCGTCCGATTGGTGGTGGATGTACGCAGCGCAACAAACGGGTCACCGCGGAGTGTGGCCAGCGAGAACAACAAGAGCAGCGGAACAGGGCTGATGAATGATACGATGCGGGACATAGTGTCTAGAACGCGATCTTTAACTAGCGAATGGCGATAACGATGTGAGAGGTGGTGGTTTTTCGTCCGATCCCTAGACGCACCTGACCCAACTCGCCTCCAAGCAAAGAGAAAAGCTGGGCGTGAGGGTCCGGGCGGAAGGATTGATTTATCGATTTGCCGTAGGCAAACAGTAATTGCACCGCTGGGTGGACACTTTTTACCATTTTCACCTTCCCGATGGTGACCGGAGCTCTGCGCAGATGTGGTGACAACGTGCACCG
This genomic interval from Anopheles merus strain MAF chromosome 3L, AmerM5.1, whole genome shotgun sequence contains the following:
- the LOC121599252 gene encoding uncharacterized protein LOC121599252, producing the protein MFHPLRFLPSADSRSVRSRPMPSVHVVTTSAQSSGHHREGENGKKCPPSGAITVCLRQIDKSILPPGPSRPAFLFAWRRVGSGASRDRTKNHHLSHRYRHSLVKDRVLDTMSRIVSFISPVPLLLLFSLATLRGDPFVALRTSTTNRTLLCWAIKLSPTAYVTDAECVRSYRKHQIVMIYGDIAPNRTVQERLGRKVAGLRQPACRYRVPSLVLVGAPDDSERSVLNRTVRNFIASYGMVQRNQQQPTCRECQVLAIRRTLPCPVTPGTMAVVYSDCLKQLDAIEIEHAAKVTSQWDTWAWTLRRKLKATLYTDLERVGRARMEMLNFMTAARR